GAAAGATGGTTAAATGACATCAGACAGCTCGCAACTTTGACATCATTCATGGCCCGGGCTCTGATGTCATGGCTGAGTCTGACTTGGTCTTTATTGGTCGGGCATTAACCTTTGTTCTTGGCCCGCCTCGACTTTCAACTTGAAATCGATGTTCAGCTGCTTGTCTTCCAACTCTTTCCCACTCTCCAGCGGTCTGGCGAACTGGGAACTCGCTCAGCCGTAACTGATGTCGAAACgcgttttgttttcaatttttgtttcctATACCGTGTAGTCGTTGAGTGAAAGAGTTAAGAGTGTTCATTTATAGATTGGTGACAGGCAAACATAAACCTTATTTGGTGTTTGactcacaaaaaaatatttaaagcttgGATTGAGGAGagctattatttattttattttgccaaaaaccatgtatttttaagtgctaaattatatacatatgctACAACATATGTTTTATGGCTTAAGAACTattgcataaatttatttgacccactgtttaaaaagtttgaattttaatatttcgttttgttaaAGGGCTAATCGAAgagcttttatttatttatttttccaaaaaccatttatttttaagtgctagatttattttttatgtaaatttctttaagcATATATTTTATGGCTTGGGAACTTTTGcttgaatttgtttaagaaatttgaattttaatgtttcGGTTTATTAGAGGGTATCCAATAATCGAGGTACACAACATAAGCCTTGCTTGTTTTCCTCTGATTCGCTTTTTTATCGCCTTTTACGTGATCGGAGCCAGTCGTAGGCCAAGGTCAGAATTCTGTCGTTAGTCATTATCCCGTCTCTGAGCCGTAGCCCCAAAAACGCACGCCGCTGAATTACGTAATGTGCGAATAATAAATCCAGAGATGGACAGGAGCACAGCTGGTCGGTTTCGGGCAACAAgttaatatatgtttatttccTTTTGCAGCATGGAGTGGCCGTGGAAGTCGTTCGAGTGCTGCCCGACAGTCCTGCCCCCGGATTGAATAATATATTCTGTAATTGCGATGAGAACAATCCCGCTGACATGGTGAGTAAACTCAATGCATTGTCGGTTAGAACTTTAATCCCACAGTAACTTTATGCCACAGCTCATCACCTTTGACTGCGATGCCATGCCGGTGCTGCAGGTGAAGACCTTCCGCCAGAAGGCGGGCAAGGTGGAGACCTCCCACTACAAGGTCACCGTGTCAAGGTTCCGAGCCCGCATGGCCATTCCCATGAACTACAACACCCTGAAGGGAGAAATGCGTGTCGAGGGCTATCCCGATGTAAGTAACTGAGTTAACTGTCAAAAAATACCATATCaactaaattaaatcaagaaagaacgctaaagtcgagttccccgactGTTAGATAACCGTTACTCAGATCAAAGTATTCCCCCACAAAATAATAGgagtttaggtggcgccatctatcGAATGCATTGCCCACCGCTAACAGTGGGCATTGGGTAGTGTTTTGCAGGCAGAACAGCGGCAGAGAACTTAATAACTCAATATCTTCTAAGATAAATATTCTCGAAACACACTTAATCGGCCAGTAACCAACATCTACCATGTCTCAGATCGACATGACAGATTTTACGATTTGTGGACTTTATAGTGGACGTGGCCACGTTTACAAAAAAACTGGTCAAACTTTAAATCTATAGCTTTTCcaagatctcgacgttcatacggacggacagacgaacaggcaaacggacagacagactgacggtcatggctagatcgactccgCTGTTGATCCTtatcaagaaaatatttacattataGTGTCGGAAACGCTTTGTTCTACCcgttaaatacttttcaacaaagacaatataccctttttcTTCGAAGAGTACGGGTATTCAAAGGTTTTGGATGTGCCAGCTTAGTTAGAATCTATTAACTACTGATGTCAGACTTCAATTACATAATCCTTTactcctttcttgtttttaagattttaactAAAGTTATTACAACACTTTTGATACGAATGtaacactttttttaattatgcaatCAATGCAGTGTAATGTTTTGAGTAGACAAAACCCTATACTTGCAAAtgaactgatttttttttttagaatagcAATTTAATAGTATACTGAAGAtgcaaagtaaaattaaattaaatttaattagtaTTATCCTTAAATTTATCTGTTTTGACTTTATGCCAGGGTTATTTATTAAGTAAGGTAATGAAGATCGGTTCATTGTGTTTTCTAAAAACTATAGacagttaaaatatttagaaagtCTATGTCATAATGACAAGATAATAAGTTCAGTAATCACCAATATATTCTTAACCACCAACATATTCCTCTTTGTCTTAAAAGGTTCGCATCGCAATGAACAGCGTGGGCGCCATCAAGGCGATGGACCAGGACGAACAACAGCTGCAAACGGTGATCAGCGACATCCTGACGACGGCGCTGCGCGACACCGTCTATCCGGTGGACTTCTCCATCTACTCCACCTGCCCCAGGGCCGAGGTGGAGCCCCTGGACCTGCCCGTAATCTATCCCGTCCACTATGACTCGCTGGCGGTGAGCGTCGGGAGCAGTGAGAAGATACCAGCTCCTGTATccgtggctgtggctgtgttGCGTTTCTTGTTCTCCGTTCTCCGTTTTCCTGTGTCCTCGTACACTCGTCATCGCACACAGAACTCAATTTGAGACTCTCTGTACAGTGTTGTCACCCGAAAAACAAACAGACACTTCTCATTGCTCTCGTCCTCCACTGTGTTTATGGAATTCGCCTTTTCTCTATCTCTCAGTTCAGAAATCTGCATCACATTTCCCGTGTTGTCGTTGAGAATTCGTTGTGTTTCTCCTTTGATCCGTGAAAGTAAAAAGAACTCTCTTTGCGCTCTCTCTTTTCAGGGCAACCAATACTTTCAATATTATTACAATTTCTAGTTTCTGTCACGCATTACTATAGTTGCTGATTAAAGGCGAATTTCATAAGACCCAAAACCCGACTTTTGAACCCCCTTCAGAACCCTTCCCCCGAACTCTCTGTTTTTCTCTGAGTCTCTCGCTGCACTCACTCATTGCATGTTGTCCTCCTGCATCCCACACAGCACAACATGGAGCATCACATGGGCGGCGTGGGACTGAGGGACTCCCAGCACATGGTTTCCGGCCGTCGGCTACTCGTGAAGATCGTCAAGGGCGAGGGAATTCGGGATGCCCACGATCCCTATGTGGTCATCGAGATGGATGAGCCTGCCCAGAAGAACCAAACGGGCACCCAGCGCGGCAGCAAACCCTTCTGGGATGAGCACTTTCTCTTGTAAGTgagctattattattatgaaacCACAGGATTTGTTAATCTAATCACTTTCGGTTCGCTAAATTACTGTCCTCAAgtagataaatatttaaaatcccCTTTGGTGAAtgtgtttttatgtttattggtTTTCGATGAGTAGACAAATTTAAACAAGTCAATAACAACAGAGGTTTGTTAGACAAACATGTGATGAAATCGTAACTATACACCTATCTTTTATGACTTAAAGTCTTTTTAAGTCGGACTAATCATCgagtataaatttaacttaaccATAACTCGATGTCTTTATAACTAGAATTTTTATTAACAGATAGTGGTTGTTAaatcaaacataaataaacCGATCATCATAACTAATCATACCGTGTATATTTAATGCCGTAGACGGATGTCGGACCGAGTAGAATCTGACGATTATACCATaaagctctcataggaacaatcggaaaaaaaagaaaaacaattacaactttgttattttggaatcgcggtttaaatttgatcaaagtcggacgactatatcatatattacaaaaaatattacaaaaaaaaaggcaaaccaATTGTGACttctcaattaaaaaaaaaaaaatttgaacacagtaatggttttatatttaagatatACGCATTTAACGCCATacgaacgatcgaataattgaggtGGAAATCATCATTACTGTAATACGCATATGTTTAAAATGCTTAagagcttaaaaaatatttaatttattttatagcttcTAGGGGATATAAactttgcttcctttcttgttcaaTACGGTTTTTTCTATTTAGCCCCCGCAATTAActaaaaatcacatttttcTATCCCAATGCAGTGAACTCTCCCCTCAATCTGCCGAGATCCTGTTCGAGGTGTACGACCATCCGGTGATTGCCTCCGATCCGCCCAAGTTCCTGGGTCTCGGCCTGGTTGGAATCGATGAGCTGGCCGCTGGACCCGCCTCCActcagctgctgcagctgcagcccCGTCCCTATGAGACGCAGCCCGTCTCGGGATCCATTACCGTGGACTTTGTGTTCATCGAGGGTGCCGAGATACCGGCGGGCACCCGTCCACAGCGCTTGAAGGAGGCGCTGCGCCTCAGCACGCCGGCCATAAACGAGCACATCCGGAACGGAGCGGATCTGGCGGATGCAGCCGTAAGAGCTCTGCAGGATGGAGCGCTCTCGGGCAGCGGACAGCCCAGCAGGAGCACGTTGATTATCCACAGCGTGCAGCGAGTGAGTGTTAAATGGAAGAATTAGCCACGATTGTCaggagaaataaaaaatagaaacacTCGCGGGTTTTCCAAAGATCTCTACCAACCAATGGAGATTTCTGGTTCACACctgattgtttttaattttaaaattatgtttcttTGTGGCAAGCGTGATCTCAATGGCTATAGAGGTTCCATACATTTCGTGTCCTCTGGTTCTCCCCCACCACCTCTatcgtttttaatttccttttgtttctcttttcctttatttcatttcattcccGTCTCTGATCCCGCCCAGAATTCGAGCAGCCCGAATGCATTTAAGGTAAACTCCCCACAACCTGGTCATCTTCTTCGATCGTTCTTTTGAGTTATCTGAGTTACTGCGTCTCTAATCCCGCCCTCATGATGGTTTACAAGTCATGTAGGCTAGTTAGTATTAAGCCAAGCTAATATCCAAATGTTTCTCGTTCTGTTTGCTCTGCCTAACTCCCAAAATGCGCTTCTCTAACAACCAAATCCTCGAACCGATCAGGTCGAGTTGAACAAAGAGGGTCGCATCGAGGTGACCGAAACGGCGACGGAGCTGGATCAGGCAGTGGCCCAGGCCTTCGAGCGGGCGGCCAACGAGGCCAAGGGTCAGCTTGAGCTGGAGCAGGCCAAAGAGGAGAAAGCCAGCCAGCTGGGCGAGACCCTCAACGATTCAGGTAACGGCACCGTCAACGAGGAGAGCACCGCGGAGGTAAGTGCACTGAGTTCAAGGGGTTTGTTAGTTTCGGCATGGCATGCGTTTCAGTTAGGAGCTGGAGAAGATCCCCCAATTAATACACTTCGAATCACTTGCAGTTTGGCCAACCCAATGCAGCCTCGTCGCCCAATGGCAGTGGTTATCACAACAACTACAGCCTCAATGGAAACGGCAATGGCAACACCAACGGAGCCGGATCGGGTGGATATAATAGCCTGCCCCGCAACGGTGGTGCCCAGCAGCTGGCTCAGCAGCACTCCGGATTAATCGAGGGCCACGACGTGGTCG
The sequence above is a segment of the Drosophila gunungcola strain Sukarami chromosome 2R unlocalized genomic scaffold, Dgunungcola_SK_2 000027F, whole genome shotgun sequence genome. Coding sequences within it:
- the LOC128256758 gene encoding uncharacterized protein LOC128256758 isoform X11, which encodes MDLADQIDDYICSFEGLGDLTMDSLAIFIFLWAVLALFSVWLIKLLYHKYLNKDKSSSAANSRQTSVAPTSGSPSSAAGKTEKRLSEPRDLLATKSKVEDLSKPLTGGSAGRGRSSASPLNTGGAAAGGPRRRVVRQSSTGPENRKKRYVPPPSNVVGPETSSVTWTSQVFRWLYSDLVIVNELLMSWVIAINDTLRKSVEEHGVAVEVVRVLPDSPAPGLNNIFCNCDENNPADMLITFDCDAMPVLQVKTFRQKAGKVETSHYKVTVSRFRARMAIPMNYNTLKGEMRVEGYPDVRIAMNSVGAIKAMDQDEQQLQTVISDILTTALRDTVYPVDFSIYSTCPRAEVEPLDLPHNMEHHMGGVGLRDSQHMVSGRRLLVKIVKGEGIRDAHDPYVVIEMDEPAQKNQTGTQRGSKPFWDEHFLFELSPQSAEILFEVYDHPVIASDPPKFLGLGLVGIDELAAGPASTQLLQLQPRPYETQPVSGSITVDFVFIEGAEIPAGTRPQRLKEALRLSTPAINEHIRNGADLADAAVRALQDGALSGSGQPSRSTLIIHSVQRNSSSPNAFKVELNKEGRIEVTETATELDQAVAQAFERAANEAKGQLELEQAKEEKASQLGETLNDSGNGTVNEESTAEFGQPNAASSPNGSGYHNNYSLNGNGNGNTNGAGSGGYNSLPRNGGAQQLAQQHSGLIEGHDVVDDRGRSKKRNFFGTLKKRLSRSKTRTLSADQPNNNSHKSLSATNSNTATASGFPRTATGTLNGPRMGIGHSITDHSRRSSISESSAISGFSSASNKTYVHEASTLVLETIENGVKRHFIVPLAIAQRPRWRRKGTKLHIYNDHTFIAKHLSGSGLQCSICMKSIPRRPGKQGYECRDCQLICHKQCHIRAPQACPNPTVLSMELTKLNSAAADRSIRKL
- the LOC128256758 gene encoding uncharacterized protein LOC128256758 isoform X18; this translates as MDLADQIDDYICSFEGLGDLTMDSLAIFIFLWAVLALFSVWLIKLLYHKYLNKDKSSSAANSRQTSVAPTSGSPSSAAGKTEKRLSEPRDLLATKSKVEDLSKPLTGGSAGRGRSSASPLNTGGAAAGGPRRRVVRQSSTGPENRKKRYVPPPSNVVGPETSSVTWTSQVFRWLYSDLVIVNELLMSWVIAINDTLRKSVEEHGVAVEVVRVLPDSPAPGLNNIFCNCDENNPADMLITFDCDAMPVLQVKTFRQKAGKVETSHYKVTVSRFRARMAIPMNYNTLKGEMRVEGYPDVRIAMNSVGAIKAMDQDEQQLQTVISDILTTALRDTVYPVDFSIYSTCPRAEVEPLDLPVIYPVHYDSLAHNMEHHMGGVGLRDSQHMVSGRRLLVKIVKGEGIRDAHDPYVVIEMDEPAQKNQTGTQRGSKPFWDEHFLFELSPQSAEILFEVYDHPVIASDPPKFLGLGLVGIDELAAGPASTQLLQLQPRPYETQPVSGSITVDFVFIEGAEIPAGTRPQRLKEALRLSTPAINEHIRNGADLADAAVRALQDGALSGSGQPSRSTLIIHSVQRNSSSPNAFKVELNKEGRIEVTETATELDQAVAQAFERAANEAKGQLELEQAKEEKASQLGETLNDSGNGTVNEESTAEFGQPNAASSPNGSGYHNNYSLNGNGNGNTNGAGSGGYNSLPRNGGAQQLAQQHSGLIEGHDVVDDRGRSKKQSSAISGFSSASNKTYVHEASTLVLETIENGVKRHFIVPLAIAQRPRWRRKGTKLHIYNDHTFIAKHLSGSGLQCSICMKSIPRRPGKQGYECRDCQLICHKQCHIRAPQACPNPTVLSMELTSFPVLTERDLNLVN
- the LOC128256758 gene encoding uncharacterized protein LOC128256758 isoform X3; this encodes MDLADQIDDYICSFEGLGDLTMDSLAIFIFLWAVLALFSVWLIKLLYHKYLNKDKSSSAANSRQTSVAPTSGSPSSAAGKTEKRLSEPRDLLATKSKVEDLSKPLTGGSAGRGRSSASPLNTGGAAAGGPRRRVVRQSSTGPENRKKRYVPPPSNVVGPETSSVTWTSQVFRWLYSDLVIVNELLMSWVIAINDTLRKSVEEHGVAVEVVRVLPDSPAPGLNNIFCNCDENNPADMLITFDCDAMPVLQVKTFRQKAGKVETSHYKVTVSRFRARMAIPMNYNTLKGEMRVEGYPDVRIAMNSVGAIKAMDQDEQQLQTVISDILTTALRDTVYPVDFSIYSTCPRAEVEPLDLPVIYPVHYDSLAHNMEHHMGGVGLRDSQHMVSGRRLLVKIVKGEGIRDAHDPYVVIEMDEPAQKNQTGTQRGSKPFWDEHFLFELSPQSAEILFEVYDHPVIASDPPKFLGLGLVGIDELAAGPASTQLLQLQPRPYETQPVSGSITVDFVFIEGAEIPAGTRPQRLKEALRLSTPAINEHIRNGADLADAAVRALQDGALSGSGQPSRSTLIIHSVQRVELNKEGRIEVTETATELDQAVAQAFERAANEAKGQLELEQAKEEKASQLGETLNDSGNGTVNEESTAEFGQPNAASSPNGSGYHNNYSLNGNGNGNTNGAGSGGYNSLPRNGGAQQLAQQHSGLIEGHDVVDDRGRSKKRNFFGTLKKRLSRSKTRTLSADQPNNNSHKSLSATNSNTATASGFPRTATGTLNGDSSRSLSVDRATLSKSNSLGPRMGIGHSITDHSRRSSISESSAISGFSSASNKTYVHEASTLVLETIENGVKRHFIVPLAIAQRPRWRRKGTKLHIYNDHTFIAKHLSGSGLQCSICMKSIPRRPGKQGYECRDCQLICHKQCHIRAPQACPNPTVLSMELTSFPVLTERDLNLVN
- the LOC128256758 gene encoding uncharacterized protein LOC128256758 isoform X6, with protein sequence MDLADQIDDYICSFEGLGDLTMDSLAIFIFLWAVLALFSVWLIKLLYHKYLNKDKSSSAANSRQTSVAPTSGSPSSAAGKTEKRLSEPRDLLATKSKVEDLSKPLTGGSAGRGRSSASPLNTGGAAAGGPRRRVVRQSSTGPENRKKRYVPPPSNVVGPETSSVTWTSQVFRWLYSDLVIVNELLMSWVIAINDTLRKSVEEHGVAVEVVRVLPDSPAPGLNNIFCNCDENNPADMLITFDCDAMPVLQVKTFRQKAGKVETSHYKVTVSRFRARMAIPMNYNTLKGEMRVEGYPDVRIAMNSVGAIKAMDQDEQQLQTVISDILTTALRDTVYPVDFSIYSTCPRAEVEPLDLPHNMEHHMGGVGLRDSQHMVSGRRLLVKIVKGEGIRDAHDPYVVIEMDEPAQKNQTGTQRGSKPFWDEHFLFELSPQSAEILFEVYDHPVIASDPPKFLGLGLVGIDELAAGPASTQLLQLQPRPYETQPVSGSITVDFVFIEGAEIPAGTRPQRLKEALRLSTPAINEHIRNGADLADAAVRALQDGALSGSGQPSRSTLIIHSVQRVELNKEGRIEVTETATELDQAVAQAFERAANEAKGQLELEQAKEEKASQLGETLNDSGNGTVNEESTAEFGQPNAASSPNGSGYHNNYSLNGNGNGNTNGAGSGGYNSLPRNGGAQQLAQQHSGLIEGHDVVDDRGRSKKRNFFGTLKKRLSRSKTRTLSADQPNNNSHKSLSATNSNTATASGFPRTATGTLNGDSSRSLSVDRATLSKSNSLGPRMGIGHSITDHSRRSSISESSAISGFSSASNKTYVHEASTLVLETIENGVKRHFIVPLAIAQRPRWRRKGTKLHIYNDHTFIAKHLSGSGLQCSICMKSIPRRPGKQGYECRDCQLICHKQCHIRAPQACPNPTVLSMELTSFPVLTERDLNLVN
- the LOC128256758 gene encoding uncharacterized protein LOC128256758 isoform X17; protein product: MDLADQIDDYICSFEGLGDLTMDSLAIFIFLWAVLALFSVWLIKLLYHKYLNKDKSSSAANSRQTSVAPTSGSPSSAAGKTEKRLSEPRDLLATKSKVEDLSKPLTGGSAGRGRSSASPLNTGGAAAGGPRRRVVRQSSTGPENRKKRYVPPPSNVVGPETSSVTWTSQVFRWLYSDLVIVNELLMSWVIAINDTLRKSVEEHGVAVEVVRVLPDSPAPGLNNIFCNCDENNPADMLITFDCDAMPVLQVKTFRQKAGKVETSHYKVTVSRFRARMAIPMNYNTLKGEMRVEGYPDVRIAMNSVGAIKAMDQDEQQLQTVISDILTTALRDTVYPVDFSIYSTCPRAEVEPLDLPHNMEHHMGGVGLRDSQHMVSGRRLLVKIVKGEGIRDAHDPYVVIEMDEPAQKNQTGTQRGSKPFWDEHFLFELSPQSAEILFEVYDHPVIASDPPKFLGLGLVGIDELAAGPASTQLLQLQPRPYETQPVSGSITVDFVFIEGAEIPAGTRPQRLKEALRLSTPAINEHIRNGADLADAAVRALQDGALSGSGQPSRSTLIIHSVQRNSSSPNAFKVELNKEGRIEVTETATELDQAVAQAFERAANEAKGQLELEQAKEEKASQLGETLNDSGNGTVNEESTAEFGQPNAASSPNGSGYHNNYSLNGNGNGNTNGAGSGGYNSLPRNGGAQQLAQQHSGLIEGHDVVDDRGRSKKRPRMGIGHSITDHSRRSSISESSAISGFSSASNKTYVHEASTLVLETIENGVKRHFIVPLAIAQRPRWRRKGTKLHIYNDHTFIAKHLSGSGLQCSICMKSIPRRPGKQGYECRDCQLICHKQCHIRAPQACPNPTVLSMELTKLNSAAADRSIRKL
- the LOC128256758 gene encoding uncharacterized protein LOC128256758 isoform X1, whose amino-acid sequence is MDLADQIDDYICSFEGLGDLTMDSLAIFIFLWAVLALFSVWLIKLLYHKYLNKDKSSSAANSRQTSVAPTSGSPSSAAGKTEKRLSEPRDLLATKSKVEDLSKPLTGGSAGRGRSSASPLNTGGAAAGGPRRRVVRQSSTGPENRKKRYVPPPSNVVGPETSSVTWTSQVFRWLYSDLVIVNELLMSWVIAINDTLRKSVEEHGVAVEVVRVLPDSPAPGLNNIFCNCDENNPADMLITFDCDAMPVLQVKTFRQKAGKVETSHYKVTVSRFRARMAIPMNYNTLKGEMRVEGYPDVRIAMNSVGAIKAMDQDEQQLQTVISDILTTALRDTVYPVDFSIYSTCPRAEVEPLDLPVIYPVHYDSLAHNMEHHMGGVGLRDSQHMVSGRRLLVKIVKGEGIRDAHDPYVVIEMDEPAQKNQTGTQRGSKPFWDEHFLFELSPQSAEILFEVYDHPVIASDPPKFLGLGLVGIDELAAGPASTQLLQLQPRPYETQPVSGSITVDFVFIEGAEIPAGTRPQRLKEALRLSTPAINEHIRNGADLADAAVRALQDGALSGSGQPSRSTLIIHSVQRNSSSPNAFKVELNKEGRIEVTETATELDQAVAQAFERAANEAKGQLELEQAKEEKASQLGETLNDSGNGTVNEESTAEFGQPNAASSPNGSGYHNNYSLNGNGNGNTNGAGSGGYNSLPRNGGAQQLAQQHSGLIEGHDVVDDRGRSKKRNFFGTLKKRLSRSKTRTLSADQPNNNSHKSLSATNSNTATASGFPRTATGTLNGDSSRSLSVDRATLSKSNSLGPRMGIGHSITDHSRRSSISESSAISGFSSASNKTYVHEASTLVLETIENGVKRHFIVPLAIAQRPRWRRKGTKLHIYNDHTFIAKHLSGSGLQCSICMKSIPRRPGKQGYECRDCQLICHKQCHIRAPQACPNPTVLSMELTSFPVLTERDLNLVN
- the LOC128256758 gene encoding uncharacterized protein LOC128256758 isoform X13; protein product: MDLADQIDDYICSFEGLGDLTMDSLAIFIFLWAVLALFSVWLIKLLYHKYLNKDKSSSAANSRQTSVAPTSGSPSSAAGKTEKRLSEPRDLLATKSKVEDLSKPLTGGSAGRGRSSASPLNTGGAAAGGPRRRVVRQSSTGPENRKKRYVPPPSNVVGPETSSVTWTSQVFRWLYSDLVIVNELLMSWVIAINDTLRKSVEEHGVAVEVVRVLPDSPAPGLNNIFCNCDENNPADMLITFDCDAMPVLQVKTFRQKAGKVETSHYKVTVSRFRARMAIPMNYNTLKGEMRVEGYPDVRIAMNSVGAIKAMDQDEQQLQTVISDILTTALRDTVYPVDFSIYSTCPRAEVEPLDLPVIYPVHYDSLAHNMEHHMGGVGLRDSQHMVSGRRLLVKIVKGEGIRDAHDPYVVIEMDEPAQKNQTGTQRGSKPFWDEHFLFELSPQSAEILFEVYDHPVIASDPPKFLGLGLVGIDELAAGPASTQLLQLQPRPYETQPVSGSITVDFVFIEGAEIPAGTRPQRLKEALRLSTPAINEHIRNGADLADAAVRALQDGALSGSGQPSRSTLIIHSVQRNSSSPNAFKVELNKEGRIEVTETATELDQAVAQAFERAANEAKGQLELEQAKEEKASQLGETLNDSGNGTVNEESTAEFGQPNAASSPNGSGYHNNYSLNGNGNGNTNGAGSGGYNSLPRNGGAQQLAQQHSGLIEGHDVVDDRGRSKKRNFFGTLKKRLSRSKTRTLSADQPNNNSHKSLSATNSNTATASGFPRTATGTLNESSAISGFSSASNKTYVHEASTLVLETIENGVKRHFIVPLAIAQRPRWRRKGTKLHIYNDHTFIAKHLSGSGLQCSICMKSIPRRPGKQGYECRDCQLICHKQCHIRAPQACPNPTVLSMELTKLNSAAADRSIRKL
- the LOC128256758 gene encoding uncharacterized protein LOC128256758 isoform X9, whose product is MDSLAIFIFLWAVLALFSVWLIKLLYHKYLNKDKSSSAANSRQTSVAPTSGSPSSAAGKTEKRLSEPRDLLATKSKVEDLSKPLTGGSAGRGRSSASPLNTGGAAAGGPRRRVVRQSSTGPENRKKRYVPPPSNVVGPETSSVTWTSQVFRWLYSDLVIVNELLMSWVIAINDTLRKSVEEHGVAVEVVRVLPDSPAPGLNNIFCNCDENNPADMLITFDCDAMPVLQVKTFRQKAGKVETSHYKVTVSRFRARMAIPMNYNTLKGEMRVEGYPDVRIAMNSVGAIKAMDQDEQQLQTVISDILTTALRDTVYPVDFSIYSTCPRAEVEPLDLPVIYPVHYDSLAHNMEHHMGGVGLRDSQHMVSGRRLLVKIVKGEGIRDAHDPYVVIEMDEPAQKNQTGTQRGSKPFWDEHFLFELSPQSAEILFEVYDHPVIASDPPKFLGLGLVGIDELAAGPASTQLLQLQPRPYETQPVSGSITVDFVFIEGAEIPAGTRPQRLKEALRLSTPAINEHIRNGADLADAAVRALQDGALSGSGQPSRSTLIIHSVQRNSSSPNAFKVELNKEGRIEVTETATELDQAVAQAFERAANEAKGQLELEQAKEEKASQLGETLNDSGNGTVNEESTAEFGQPNAASSPNGSGYHNNYSLNGNGNGNTNGAGSGGYNSLPRNGGAQQLAQQHSGLIEGHDVVDDRGRSKKRNFFGTLKKRLSRSKTRTLSADQPNNNSHKSLSATNSNTATASGFPRTATGTLNGDSSRSLSVDRATLSKSNSLGPRMGIGHSITDHSRRSSISESSAISGFSSASNKTYVHEASTLVLETIENGVKRHFIVPLAIAQRPRWRRKGTKLHIYNDHTFIAKHLSGSGLQCSICMKSIPRRPGKQGYECRDCQLICHKQCHIRAPQACPNPTVLSMELTSFPVLTERDLNLVN
- the LOC128256758 gene encoding uncharacterized protein LOC128256758 isoform X5, translating into MDLADQIDDYICSFEGLGDLTMDSLAIFIFLWAVLALFSVWLIKLLYHKYLNKDKSSSAANSRQTSVAPTSGSPSSAAGKTEKRLSEPRDLLATKSKVEDLSKPLTGGSAGRGRSSASPLNTGGAAAGGPRRRVVRQSSTGPENRKKRYVPPPSNVVGPETSSVTWTSQVFRWLYSDLVIVNELLMSWVIAINDTLRKSVEEHGVAVEVVRVLPDSPAPGLNNIFCNCDENNPADMLITFDCDAMPVLQVKTFRQKAGKVETSHYKVTVSRFRARMAIPMNYNTLKGEMRVEGYPDVRIAMNSVGAIKAMDQDEQQLQTVISDILTTALRDTVYPVDFSIYSTCPRAEVEPLDLPHNMEHHMGGVGLRDSQHMVSGRRLLVKIVKGEGIRDAHDPYVVIEMDEPAQKNQTGTQRGSKPFWDEHFLFELSPQSAEILFEVYDHPVIASDPPKFLGLGLVGIDELAAGPASTQLLQLQPRPYETQPVSGSITVDFVFIEGAEIPAGTRPQRLKEALRLSTPAINEHIRNGADLADAAVRALQDGALSGSGQPSRSTLIIHSVQRNSSSPNAFKVELNKEGRIEVTETATELDQAVAQAFERAANEAKGQLELEQAKEEKASQLGETLNDSGNGTVNEESTAEFGQPNAASSPNGSGYHNNYSLNGNGNGNTNGAGSGGYNSLPRNGGAQQLAQQHSGLIEGHDVVDDRGRSKKRNFFGTLKKRLSRSKTRTLSADQPNNNSHKSLSATNSNTATASGFPRTATGTLNGDSSRSLSVDRATLSKSNSLGPRMGIGHSITDHSRRSSISESSAISGFSSASNKTYVHEASTLVLETIENGVKRHFIVPLAIAQRPRWRRKGTKLHIYNDHTFIAKHLSGSGLQCSICMKSIPRRPGKQGYECRDCQLICHKQCHIRAPQACPNPTVLSMELTKLNSAAADRSIRKL